From the genome of Verrucomicrobiota bacterium:
AGCTTCGCTTCGAACTGCCTGCTCGCGCGGAGGTTGGCCGAGCGCGGGGTGCGATTCATTCAGCTCTACCACCGCGATTGGGACCATCACGACGACGTCAAGAAAGACGTGCCACTCAAGGCGGAGGAAGTGGACCGCGCCTCAGCCGCCCTGCTGCTGGATCTCAAGCAGCGGGGCATGTTGGACGAGACCCTGGTGGTCTGGGGTGGCGAATTCGGGCGCACTCCGATGGCTCAAGGAAAGGGGCGCGATCACCACATCAAAGGTTTTTCGATGTGGCTGGCCGGAGGCGGCATTCGCGGGGGGATGGCGTATGGAGGAACCGACGAACTGGGCTACGCGGCGGTGGAAAATCCGGTCAGCGTTCATGACCTTCACGCGACCATGCTGCGGCTCCTCGGCATCGAACACACACGGCTGACCTTCCGCTACCAGGGACGTGACTTCCGCCTCACCGATGTTTCCGGAAATGTGCTGAAGGATATCCTGGCGTAAGGTGGAGTCGGCATGGGCGGACGACGGACTTGGGAAGCGTGCACGAAGGGGAATCATCGTTTCCTCGAGCCGACCCCAGTGTGGTCTTGCCACGGCGGACTTGGTTCGTAGGCTTTCGCGCATGCGGATTCTTTCGGGCATTCAACCCTCGGGTGCGCTGCATTTGGGGAATTACTTCGGCATGATGCGTCCCGCCATCGATCTGGTGGAGCAGGGGGAAGCGTATTACTTCATCGCGAATTATCACTCGATGACCTCGCTGTTCGATCCCGCCGAACGGCGGCGCCACACCCTGGACGTGGCCCTGGATTTTTTAGCCTGCGGACTCGATCCGAAGCGGGCGGTGTTTTTTCGGCAGAGCGATGTTCCGGAAGTGACGGAATTGACCTGGCTCCTCACCACCCTCACGCCCATGGGATTGCTGGAGCGGTGCCACAGCTACAAGGACAAGCTGGCGAAGGGGATCTCCCCCAATCACGGCCTTTTTGCGTATCCCGTGCTGATGGCCGCGGACATCCTGCTTTACGATTCGAATGTGGTGCCGGTGGGCCGGGATCAGAAACAACACGTGGAAGTCACGCGCGATATCGCCATCAAATTCAACGAACTCTACGGCCCGACTTTTGTCCTCCCCGAACCCCGCATTCGGGAGGAAGTGGCGGTGGTGCCCGGCACCGACGGTCAAAAAATGAGCAAGAGCTATGGCAACACCATTGAACTCTTCGGGGAGGAAAAGACCTTGCGGAAGAAAATCATGAGTTTGGTGATGGACAGTCGCTCTCCCGCGGAACCCAAGCCCGACGCCGGCAAGAACATTGCCATCCAGTTGCTCAAACTCGTGGCACCCCCCGAGGTTTCGCGGGAGGTCGAGGACCGCTTGCGGACGGGCGGGTTGGGCTATGGCGATTTGAAGAAGACGTTGTTCGAGCATTGCTGGAACGTATTCGCGTCTGCCCGGGCCAAACGCGCGGAACTCGCGGCGGATCCCGCTTTCGTGGAATCTGTGCTGCGGGACGGAGCGCAGCGGGCTCGCGGGATCGCCCGTAACGTGCTCGCCCGGGCTCGTCTCGCCTGCGGCATCGACTGAACCCTGTGACTACGACCCCTTCGGCTCCAGCCCCCGCCACCGCGAAACTGCGCGTGGAATCCGCCGATTTCCTTCGTGGCGCCGTGATGATCATCATGGCGCTGGATCACGTGCGTGGATTTCTGAGCAACGCGGGAGTCGATCCGGTGGATGTTTCGCGGACCTGGCCGGCGCTGTTTTTCACGAGATGGATCACGCATTTTTGCGCTCCGGTGTTCATCTTTCTCGCCGGAACCAGCGCCTGGTTTGCGGGCACTCGCCGCACCAAGGCGGAACTTTGCCAGTTCCTCTGGACGCGCGGCCTGTGGCTGGTGTTCCTGGAACTCACGCTCGTGCGATTCGGATGGCGATGGGAGTTTCGCTTTCACGAATTCAACGCGGGCGCCGTCATCTGGGCGATTGGCTGGTCCATGGTTTTCCTGAGTTGCTTGATTTTTTTACCCACCCGGGTTGTCGGGGGATTCGGGCTGGCCATGATCGTGCTCCATCACACGCTGGATGGCGTGAAATCGGATGCTTGGGGCTCCGCCGGATGGTTGTGGAAAGTCCTGCATGAGGGCGGTTTGTTCGACACCCCCTGGGGTGGAAAGTTCGCGGCGAGTTACCCGCTCATCCCCTGGATCGGGGTCATGGCGGCCGGGTATGCGTTCGGTTCGATTTTCGCCTGGGATTCCCCGCGTCGAAGGCAGTTCTTGTTCCGGGGCGGTGCGGCCATCCTCCTGGGCTTCGTGATCTTGCGCGCCTGGAATGTCTATGGCGATCCTTCCCGCTGGAGTTCACAAAGGGACGCGATGACGACCCTGATGTCCTTCTTGAACTGCAGCAAGTATCCACCCTCCTTGCTCTATCTCGCCATGACGCTCGGACCGGCCTGGCTCTTGATGGGATGCATCGATCGTCCGCTCGGCGCTTGGGCCAAGCCTGTGCTGGTTTTCGGAAGAGTGCCGCTGTTCTACTATCTCCTCCATTTGCCTCTCATCCACTTGATCGCGATCGGTGCGGCGATGCTTCACGGGCAGGAATCCGCGCTAAAGTCGCTGCTGGGGGCGGGTGGTGAACGGCCGGGATTCGGGTTTCCCCTTCCTTGGGTTTACCTGATTTGGATTGCGGTGATGCTGCTCTTGTATCCGGTGTGCGCTTGGTACGCCCGGGTCAAGGCGAAATCGAAATCGGCTTGGTTCAGCTATCTATGAAACTGCATGTCATCCATGACGCGCGCTGCGCCGGTTACCACTTCCGAGGGCATCCGGAACGCCCCGCGCGGGTTTCGCGCACGGTCGAAAAGTTGAAAGCCCAAAGCGACATCCCCATCGTGTGGGAAAGCCCCGCGTCCGTGGTGGAATCGAGCCTTCTGCGAGCGCACAGCGAAGGGCATTTGAAGGTGATCCGGCATGCAGCGGGAGATTTCGATGGGGACACCCCGGCGTCGCCGGATATCGGCGAGCACGCGGAACGTTCGGTGGGGGCGGCTTTGAAAGCTCTGGAACTTGCCCGCCGGGGCGAAGCCTCGTTCAGCTTGATGCGCCCCCCCGGCCACCACGCCCTGCGAGACCGGGCCATGGGGTTCTGCTACTACAATGCCGTGGCGGTGACGGCCTTGGAGGCTCTCGCCAAGGGAATGGATCGAGTGGCCGTCTTCGATTTTGACGTTCATCACGGCAACGGCACGGAGGCCATTCTCCTGGATCATCCCGGCGCGCGCTTTTTCTCCGTCCACCAGCATCCGTGCTATCCCGGAACCGGCACGGAACATCGCGGCAAGAATTGCTTTAATTTCCCCGTCGCGCCCCGCACGCCGGCGCCGAAATATCGCGAGGTGCTGCGGCGAGCCCTCGACGCAATGATGGCCGGCCAACCGCAGTTGATCTGCGTTTCGGCGGGGTTCGACGCGTTCGCCCGGGATCCCCTGGCGCAAGAGACTCTGGAGGCAGAGGATTTTCAGTGGATGGGCGAACAGCTTCGCCGCGGGGGCGTTCCTTTTCTGAGCCTCCTGGAGGGTGGTTACAGTGTTGAACTACCGGAGTTGATTCTGGCCTATCTCAAGGGCGTGACGGGTCAATAGCGGCCGCCCCGATCCCATGTCGCGCCTCCCTTTTGAGCTCTTTCTGGCCTTTCGCTATCTGCGGCCGAAGCGGACTTTCGTCTCGGTGATCACCCTACTTTCCGTCATTGGCGTGACCCTGGGCGTGGCCGTGCTCATCATCGTCATCAGTGTGATGAGCGGATTCGATCGTGAGATGAAGGACAAGATTTTGGGGTTCAATTCTCACCTCAAAGTGATGTCCTCCCAGGGCACCTTGAAAACTCCGCGGCAGGTCGCGGAGAAGGTATCCGCCCACCCCAGCGTCACGGGCGTTTCTCCGTTCGTGATGGGGCAGGTGTTCCTGGAGGCCCATTCCGGCGATGGAACCTCGCGGGTCCTGGCTCCCGTCGTGCGGGGAGTGGATCCGGTGTCCGAACGACGCGTCAGTCGAATCCCCGATTCGATGGTGGCGGGTCAATTCGACGTGCGCGGCAATGGTGTCGTCCTCGGCGTGGAATTGGCGCGCAAATTGCACCTGCAGGTCGGCGATTCGATTTCCATTTATTCGATTCGGAATTTGAAGGCGATGAAGGATGGCGCGCAGCGGGGCATGGAGGAGGTGGTGTTGCCGGACGATTTTGAAGTGCGCGGGATTTTCGACATCGGCCATTTCGAGTATAATGAGCTGTACGTGGCCACTTCAATGGGGAGCGCGCAGGACTTGTACGGCCTGGGCGCGGACGCGCACGGTCTACTCGTCAACGTCAAGGAACCGGAACAGGTCGAACGGGTGCGACAGGAATTGGAGCAAACGTTGGGATCGGCCTTCGAGATCGTCACTTGGATGGACGAGAACGGCCATCTGCTGGACGCGCTGGTCGTCGAAAAGAACGTCATGTTCTACATCCTGTTTTTCATCATGATTGTGGCGGCGTTTGGAATCACGAGCGTGCTGATCACGTTCGTGGTGCAAAAGACGCGTGAGATCGGCGTTCTGAAGGCGCTGGGGGCCACGCGGTGGCAGGTCTTGTGGCTTTTCTTGAGCCAGAGCGTGCTCGTGGGAACCCTGGGCGTGGTGGCGGGCTTGGGCTTGGGCTGGCTGGGGGTGCAGTATCGGAACGAGTTTCTCGTGTTCATGCGTCAAGTCACAGGCTTCGAACTTTTTCCGGCCCGCATTTATAGCTTTTCGAAACTGCCGGCCCTTTTCGTGCCATCGGACATCGCGGCCATCTGCCTGGGATCGCTCATCATCTGCGTGTTGGCGGGTTTGCTGCCGGCGTGGAACGCGTCGCGGCTTCATCCCGTGGAGGCCTTGCGCCATGAATGAGGAAGCGAAGACCACGCCGAGGGAGAAGTCGGTTGAGGTCGTTTCAGTGACGAAATCCTACCGGCTCGGAGCGAGGGTGGTGCCCGTGCTGCGCGGGATCGACCTCGTCATTGCCGCGGGTGAGTTTGTGGCGCTCCGGGGAGCCAGTGGCGCGGGAAAAAGCACGCTTCTGCATCTCATGGGAGGACTGGATCGGGCCGATTCCGGCCGCATTTTTGTGGAGGGCGCCGAGCTTTCCACCCTGTCAGGCGGGGCACTTTCCGCCTTCCGCAACGCGCGAGTCGGTTTTGTGTTTCAAGCCTACTGTTTGCTGCCGGAGCTCGACGCTCTGGAAAACGTCTGCCTGCCCGCTCGGCTGGCACGAGTGGACGCCTCGGAGGCATCGACCCGCGCGGTCTCCTTGCTGGACAAAGTAGGATTGCGCGGAAGGTTGGACCATCGTCCTTTGGAGTTGTCCGGCGGCGAGCAGCAGCGGGTGGCGATCGCGCGTGCCCTCATCAACCGTCCGAAGCTCCTGCTCGCGGATGAACCGACCGGGAATCTGGATTCCAGGACGGGGGCGGAGATTATCGAGCTCCTGATACAATTGCAGCGTGAGGAAGGCGGAACGTTGGTGATTGCGACCCATGACGAGCGGGTGGCCTCGCGAGCCCCCCGGCAAATCGAACTGGGGGACGGCGTCGTGGTTTGATGATCGAACGAAGGATCGCGGCGTTGAGGCTGCTTTAGAGATTGATCAGGAAGCAGCACTTCGGGAGTTCATCCCGTCCCAATCGACGAAACGCAACTCAAACGCGTCCCGCTAGGAATCCCAACGGGATTCCGTCTCGAAGCCCAAGGTTGCGAGGGACGAGCTACCTTGGGTCACAGTCCGCCAATGGAAACCAACCCCAACGGGGTTGTGACGAAATCCTATTTCCGTTTGGCGTGGTAAAGCCACAACCGCGTTGCGGTTGAATTGAATTCCAAACGGCAACCCAAGGTAGCTCGTTCCTCGCAACCTCGGGCTGGAGGACACAATCCCTTTGGGATTGAAGGCGGGATTCCGTGGCCCATTGAGAAAACACGACAAAGAACGAGGCCTATCCTTGATGGATCTGGTGAGTGATCCGGAAAGGCTTTATCGTCTGGACCTTGCGAAGTTTCATGAAGGGCAATTGCCGTTGTAAGCAAATAAACTCCGCCGGGCCGGGGTGTGGAATGGTGAGTAACTTCAGCATCAAGTTAGTCGGAAGGATCAAAGTTTGCGATGGTTCACGGAGGTCATCGGCACAATGGGCGGCGCCTCTTTCATGAATCGGTTCACGTCCGCGGCGAAGGCTTCGACATCCGCTTCCAAGGTATCCCAAGCGCACATGAGCCGGCATCCGCCCGGGCCGATAAAGGTGTAGAATTTCCACCCCTGCTGCCGCAACGCGTGGATAACGTTCGGGGGCAGTTCCGCGAATACCGCATTGGCCTGGACTGGGAAGAGGAGTTTGACTCCGGGAATGGCGGACAATTTGTCTTTCAACAGCGTGGCCATCGCGTTTGCGCGGGCGGCGTGTTTCAACCAAGCTCCATCCCGAAGCAATCCCACCCAAGGGGCCGACAAGAATCGCATTTTGGAGCACAATTGCCCCGCCTGCTTGCATCGATAATCGAATTCCCGGGCCAGGTCTCGATTGAAAAACACCACGGCCTCACCAACCTGCGTTCCGTTCTTCGTGCCGCCGAAACACAAGACGTCAATTCCCGCCTGCCAGGTGATTTCCTTGGGCTTCACTGCCAGCGAGGCCACCGCGTTGGCAAAGCGCGCGCCGTCCATGTGAAAACCGAGTCCGAATCCCTTCGCTTTCGACCAAATGGCTTTCAATTCGTCAGGCGTGTACACGGTCCCCAGCTCCGTGGCCTGGGTGACACTGACCACCCGGGGTTTCGGATAGTGAATATCGCTTCGCTTCAACACCATCCGTTCAACCCCGGCCGGATCGATCTTTCCCGCCGGACCCGGCACTTGGAGAATCTTGGTGCCGTTGGAAAAGAACTCGGGGGCGCCGCATTCGTCGGTTTCCACGTGCGCGGTTTCATGGCATAGAATGCTGTGATAAGACTGGCACATGGAAGCCATGGACAGTGAATTAGCTGCCGTTCCATTGAAGACGAAGAACACTTCGCATTGAGTTTCGAACGTGTCCCGGATGAGGTCCGCGGCTTGCTGGGTCCAGGGGTCGTCGCCGTAACTCACGGCGTGGCCCGCATTTGCCTCCTGCATCGCTTCCCAGGCTTCGGGGCACACGCCCGCGTAATTGTCGCTGGCAAAGTGACGTTTTCGTTCAGGCCTGCTGTCGCGCGTGATCTCGCTCACCCGCGCATCATGAAGTTTCGACAATCTCCAAGTCCAGTCGCGGATGGCTGGCCGTGTATGCCGAGGTTGTTGGTAGGGCGGGCCTGTCCCAGCCCGCCGCCCACTGGATGCAAAACATCATGCTCCGGCGGCGCGCCGGGACGGACGCGCCCTACCTGCATCGCCGGCAACATCGGGATGCACCGGATGGTTGGGGGCATGATCGAACTTCATGGTGACACTTCCCGGGTACTGATTGAGAATGCTCCCATGACTCGAGGTTCCCGGCACCTTGCTGTTCTGGTCCAATGGGGTTGGATTTGCCTTGCCAGCGCCTGGCTCGAATCCGCCGCGGCGGATGCGCGCCCGAACGTGGTGTTGATTATTTCCGATGACCAGG
Proteins encoded in this window:
- the trpS gene encoding tryptophan--tRNA ligase; the protein is MRILSGIQPSGALHLGNYFGMMRPAIDLVEQGEAYYFIANYHSMTSLFDPAERRRHTLDVALDFLACGLDPKRAVFFRQSDVPEVTELTWLLTTLTPMGLLERCHSYKDKLAKGISPNHGLFAYPVLMAADILLYDSNVVPVGRDQKQHVEVTRDIAIKFNELYGPTFVLPEPRIREEVAVVPGTDGQKMSKSYGNTIELFGEEKTLRKKIMSLVMDSRSPAEPKPDAGKNIAIQLLKLVAPPEVSREVEDRLRTGGLGYGDLKKTLFEHCWNVFASARAKRAELAADPAFVESVLRDGAQRARGIARNVLARARLACGID
- a CDS encoding DUF1624 domain-containing protein, which produces MIIMALDHVRGFLSNAGVDPVDVSRTWPALFFTRWITHFCAPVFIFLAGTSAWFAGTRRTKAELCQFLWTRGLWLVFLELTLVRFGWRWEFRFHEFNAGAVIWAIGWSMVFLSCLIFLPTRVVGGFGLAMIVLHHTLDGVKSDAWGSAGWLWKVLHEGGLFDTPWGGKFAASYPLIPWIGVMAAGYAFGSIFAWDSPRRRQFLFRGGAAILLGFVILRAWNVYGDPSRWSSQRDAMTTLMSFLNCSKYPPSLLYLAMTLGPAWLLMGCIDRPLGAWAKPVLVFGRVPLFYYLLHLPLIHLIAIGAAMLHGQESALKSLLGAGGERPGFGFPLPWVYLIWIAVMLLLYPVCAWYARVKAKSKSAWFSYL
- a CDS encoding histone deacetylase — its product is MKLHVIHDARCAGYHFRGHPERPARVSRTVEKLKAQSDIPIVWESPASVVESSLLRAHSEGHLKVIRHAAGDFDGDTPASPDIGEHAERSVGAALKALELARRGEASFSLMRPPGHHALRDRAMGFCYYNAVAVTALEALAKGMDRVAVFDFDVHHGNGTEAILLDHPGARFFSVHQHPCYPGTGTEHRGKNCFNFPVAPRTPAPKYREVLRRALDAMMAGQPQLICVSAGFDAFARDPLAQETLEAEDFQWMGEQLRRGGVPFLSLLEGGYSVELPELILAYLKGVTGQ
- a CDS encoding ABC transporter permease; protein product: MSRLPFELFLAFRYLRPKRTFVSVITLLSVIGVTLGVAVLIIVISVMSGFDREMKDKILGFNSHLKVMSSQGTLKTPRQVAEKVSAHPSVTGVSPFVMGQVFLEAHSGDGTSRVLAPVVRGVDPVSERRVSRIPDSMVAGQFDVRGNGVVLGVELARKLHLQVGDSISIYSIRNLKAMKDGAQRGMEEVVLPDDFEVRGIFDIGHFEYNELYVATSMGSAQDLYGLGADAHGLLVNVKEPEQVERVRQELEQTLGSAFEIVTWMDENGHLLDALVVEKNVMFYILFFIMIVAAFGITSVLITFVVQKTREIGVLKALGATRWQVLWLFLSQSVLVGTLGVVAGLGLGWLGVQYRNEFLVFMRQVTGFELFPARIYSFSKLPALFVPSDIAAICLGSLIICVLAGLLPAWNASRLHPVEALRHE
- a CDS encoding ABC transporter ATP-binding protein — its product is MNEEAKTTPREKSVEVVSVTKSYRLGARVVPVLRGIDLVIAAGEFVALRGASGAGKSTLLHLMGGLDRADSGRIFVEGAELSTLSGGALSAFRNARVGFVFQAYCLLPELDALENVCLPARLARVDASEASTRAVSLLDKVGLRGRLDHRPLELSGGEQQRVAIARALINRPKLLLADEPTGNLDSRTGAEIIELLIQLQREEGGTLVIATHDERVASRAPRQIELGDGVVV
- a CDS encoding low specificity L-threonine aldolase is translated as MSEITRDSRPERKRHFASDNYAGVCPEAWEAMQEANAGHAVSYGDDPWTQQAADLIRDTFETQCEVFFVFNGTAANSLSMASMCQSYHSILCHETAHVETDECGAPEFFSNGTKILQVPGPAGKIDPAGVERMVLKRSDIHYPKPRVVSVTQATELGTVYTPDELKAIWSKAKGFGLGFHMDGARFANAVASLAVKPKEITWQAGIDVLCFGGTKNGTQVGEAVVFFNRDLAREFDYRCKQAGQLCSKMRFLSAPWVGLLRDGAWLKHAARANAMATLLKDKLSAIPGVKLLFPVQANAVFAELPPNVIHALRQQGWKFYTFIGPGGCRLMCAWDTLEADVEAFAADVNRFMKEAPPIVPMTSVNHRKL